A single Nocardioides bizhenqiangii DNA region contains:
- a CDS encoding RNA polymerase sigma factor, which yields MVTRHGAAATRAAAWFGAGPDADDVVQEAFVKAWQALDRFRPEAPFRPWLIRIVANQTRNTVRSRRRRDALAVRALDLRDGTDPALDALAAERQRALLTAVRSLRAAERDVVVCRWLLGLDEAETAAALEIPRGTAKSRASRALARLRTQLADLEVSHDRA from the coding sequence CTGGTCACCCGGCACGGTGCTGCCGCGACCCGGGCGGCAGCGTGGTTCGGGGCCGGTCCCGACGCGGACGATGTGGTGCAGGAGGCGTTCGTGAAGGCGTGGCAGGCGCTCGACCGGTTCCGTCCCGAGGCACCGTTCCGGCCGTGGCTGATCAGGATCGTGGCCAACCAGACCCGCAACACGGTGCGCAGCCGCCGTCGCCGCGATGCCCTGGCCGTCCGGGCGCTCGACCTGCGGGACGGGACGGACCCCGCCCTCGACGCGCTCGCCGCCGAGCGCCAGCGGGCGCTGCTGACAGCGGTCCGGTCCCTGCGTGCCGCCGAACGCGACGTAGTGGTGTGCCGGTGGCTGCTCGGCCTCGACGAGGCGGAGACCGCGGCCGCGTTGGAGATCCCGCGCGGCACCGCCAAGTCCCGGGCGTCCCGGGCGCTGGCCCGGCTACGGACCCAGCTGGCGGACCTGGAGGTGAGCCATGATCGAGCGTGA
- a CDS encoding pyridoxamine 5'-phosphate oxidase family protein: MGKVHQAIGRRLREFIEAQHVFFVATAPLAGDGLINVSPRGVSGTFAVLDDHTFAWLDGTGSGTETIAHLRENGRITIMFCAFEGAPNIVRLHGTGRVVTLYDEGYDDLAAHFSALPGARAVVVVDVERVSDSCGYGVPLMTYTGERDLMQRYYARKGVEGSADYRRRKNRFSLDGLPGFDDDPLDEWSTLDGLAAIRERLGAQIDGWVPPVSYGLALDGEFPYVNQPGGRHGLPGVVLATVLKHDGSTATLEVSRQQLDEAITALAPAEACTDVDHPNLAAWRAVAARLDQNGGGRVTAVFVRSVDDPVGSELDATLRAAW; encoded by the coding sequence ATGGGCAAGGTGCACCAGGCGATCGGCAGACGCCTGCGGGAGTTCATCGAGGCGCAGCACGTCTTCTTCGTCGCGACTGCCCCGCTGGCGGGCGACGGACTGATCAACGTCTCCCCGCGCGGGGTGAGCGGCACGTTCGCCGTCCTCGACGACCACACCTTCGCCTGGCTGGACGGCACGGGCAGCGGCACGGAGACCATCGCCCACCTCCGCGAGAACGGCCGGATCACGATCATGTTCTGCGCGTTCGAAGGTGCCCCCAACATCGTCCGGCTGCACGGCACCGGCCGGGTGGTCACCCTCTACGACGAGGGGTACGACGACCTGGCGGCGCACTTCTCCGCGTTGCCCGGCGCTCGGGCGGTCGTGGTGGTCGACGTCGAGCGGGTCTCCGACTCCTGCGGCTACGGCGTCCCGCTGATGACCTACACCGGGGAGCGCGACCTGATGCAGCGCTACTACGCGCGCAAGGGCGTGGAGGGCTCCGCGGACTACCGCCGGCGGAAGAACCGCTTCAGCCTCGACGGTCTGCCCGGGTTCGACGACGACCCGCTCGACGAGTGGTCGACGCTCGACGGACTGGCCGCGATCCGCGAGCGGCTGGGTGCGCAGATCGACGGATGGGTCCCGCCGGTGTCCTACGGCCTCGCTCTCGACGGCGAGTTCCCCTACGTCAACCAGCCCGGCGGCCGGCACGGCCTGCCCGGAGTGGTGCTGGCGACCGTGCTCAAGCACGACGGCAGCACCGCCACCCTCGAGGTCAGCCGACAACAGCTCGACGAGGCGATCACCGCGCTCGCGCCCGCCGAGGCCTGCACCGACGTCGACCACCCCAACCTCGCCGCCTGGCGCGCGGTCGCCGCGCGTCTGGACCAGAACGGCGGGGGGAGGGTGACCGCCGTCTTCGTCCGCTCGGTCGACGACCCGGTCGGATCGGAGCTCGACGCGACGCTGCGCGCGGCCTGGTGA
- a CDS encoding EamA family transporter, protein MTAAPARGPAIALVLVGIASVQLGAGVAKNLFDEISPTALVWLRLASSSLVLLAIARPRWSGRDRADWLAVLGFGVSLGVMNWAIYQSFSRIPIGIAVTIEFIGPLAVAVVGSRRLRDLTWVGLAALGVLLLGAEPADLDPVGVACAFVAGASWAGYILLSAHTGRRWEGLDGLAVASVLAVLLLTPALAGTDRGPIVDPRIVLLGAAVGLLSSVVPYSCELIALRRLRPALFGVLMSLEPAAAALAGLLVVGEHLSLVQWSAVACVVAASVGATRVAARPEPAPPPAAG, encoded by the coding sequence ATGACCGCCGCGCCCGCCCGGGGACCCGCGATCGCCCTCGTGCTCGTCGGCATCGCCTCGGTCCAGCTCGGAGCCGGCGTCGCGAAGAACCTCTTCGACGAGATCAGCCCGACCGCGCTGGTGTGGCTGCGGCTCGCGTCGAGCTCGCTGGTGCTGCTGGCGATCGCCCGACCGCGGTGGAGCGGGCGCGACCGCGCGGACTGGCTCGCGGTCCTCGGGTTCGGCGTGTCGTTGGGGGTGATGAACTGGGCGATCTACCAGTCGTTCAGCCGGATCCCGATCGGGATCGCGGTGACGATCGAGTTCATCGGCCCGCTCGCGGTGGCGGTCGTCGGGTCCCGCCGGCTTCGCGACCTGACCTGGGTCGGGCTGGCCGCGCTCGGCGTGCTCCTGCTCGGCGCCGAGCCTGCCGACCTCGACCCGGTCGGCGTCGCGTGCGCATTCGTCGCGGGCGCGTCCTGGGCTGGCTATATCCTGCTGAGCGCGCACACGGGGCGGCGCTGGGAGGGGCTGGACGGCCTGGCGGTCGCGAGCGTCCTCGCCGTGCTCCTGCTCACCCCGGCGCTCGCCGGCACCGACCGGGGCCCGATCGTCGATCCCCGGATCGTGCTCCTCGGCGCCGCGGTCGGCCTGCTCAGCTCGGTGGTCCCCTACAGCTGCGAGCTGATCGCGCTGCGTCGGCTGCGGCCGGCCTTGTTCGGAGTGCTGATGAGCCTGGAGCCGGCCGCCGCGGCCCTCGCCGGGCTGCTCGTGGTCGGCGAGCACCTCAGTCTCGTGCAGTGGTCGGCCGTCGCCTGTGTGGTGGCGGCGAGCGTCGGTGCCACCCGGGTGGCCGCCCGGCCGGAGCCGGCGCCACCGCCGGCTGCCGGGTAA
- a CDS encoding WD40/YVTN/BNR-like repeat-containing protein, giving the protein MGTILMVGTRKGLWIGRSDDRREDWSWSGPHHDMEEVYSCLVDTRGGSPRLFAGASSSWLGPQVRWSDDLGETWRETSGGAIRFPEGSGATVERVWQLVPGAADGVVYAGTEPGAVWRSADRGETFALEEALWNHPQKPEWGAGFGGQAFHTILPHPTDTDSVTVAISTGGVYQTTDGGASWAPRNQGIRADFLPEDQRYPEFGQCVHKVTRHPSRPERLFAQNHGGVYRSDDEGGSWTSIGDDLPSDFGFPVVVHPHRPDTIYVFPLGGGDGRYPPEGRARVWRSDDAGESWTPYDDGLPDPFYVAVMRDAMCADTHDPAGLYLGARNGAVWASTDDGTRWRQIISDLPDVMSLKVGVVE; this is encoded by the coding sequence ATGGGCACCATCCTGATGGTCGGCACCCGCAAGGGACTCTGGATCGGCCGGTCCGACGACCGCCGCGAGGACTGGTCGTGGAGCGGGCCACACCATGACATGGAGGAGGTCTACTCCTGCCTGGTCGACACCAGAGGCGGGAGCCCGCGGCTGTTCGCCGGCGCGTCGTCGAGCTGGCTGGGCCCCCAGGTGCGCTGGTCCGACGACCTCGGCGAGACCTGGCGGGAGACCTCCGGTGGGGCGATCCGGTTCCCCGAGGGCAGCGGTGCCACGGTCGAGCGGGTCTGGCAGCTCGTGCCGGGTGCCGCCGACGGGGTCGTCTACGCCGGCACCGAGCCCGGCGCGGTGTGGAGGTCCGCCGACCGCGGCGAGACCTTCGCGCTGGAGGAGGCCCTCTGGAACCACCCGCAGAAGCCTGAGTGGGGCGCCGGCTTCGGTGGCCAGGCGTTCCACACGATCCTCCCGCACCCGACCGACACCGACTCGGTCACGGTGGCGATCTCGACCGGCGGCGTCTACCAGACGACCGACGGCGGTGCCTCGTGGGCGCCGCGCAACCAGGGGATCCGCGCCGACTTCCTCCCCGAGGACCAGCGCTATCCCGAGTTCGGCCAGTGCGTGCACAAGGTGACCCGGCACCCGAGCCGCCCGGAGCGGCTGTTCGCGCAGAACCACGGAGGCGTCTACCGCTCCGACGACGAGGGCGGGTCCTGGACGTCCATCGGCGACGACCTGCCGAGCGACTTCGGCTTCCCGGTCGTCGTCCACCCGCACCGGCCCGACACGATCTACGTCTTCCCGCTGGGCGGCGGCGACGGCCGCTACCCGCCCGAGGGCCGGGCGCGCGTCTGGCGGTCCGACGACGCAGGCGAGTCGTGGACGCCGTACGACGATGGCCTCCCCGACCCGTTCTACGTCGCGGTCATGCGCGACGCGATGTGTGCCGACACCCACGACCCGGCAGGGCTCTACCTCGGCGCTCGCAACGGGGCCGTGTGGGCATCGACTGATGACGGCACCCGCTGGCGCCAGATCATCAGTGATCTGCCGGACGTGATGTCCCTCAAGGTCGGCGTGGTCGAGTAG
- the ilvD gene encoding dihydroxy-acid dehydratase has translation MARSTDQGPTAPGSQPDIKPRSRDVTDGLEKAAARGMLRAVGMGDDDFAKPQIGVASSWNEITPCNLSLDRLAKAAKNGVHAAGGYPLEFGTISVSDGISMGHEGMHFSLVSREVIADSVETVMMAERLDGSVLLAGCDKSLPGMLMAAARLDLASVFLYAGTILPGKVDGEDVTIIDAFEAVGACLAGKISREKVDEIERAICPGEGACGGAYTANTMAAVAEALGMALPGSAAPPAVDRRRDGFAHKSGEAVVEMLRKGITARQIMTREAFENAIAVVMALGGSTNAVLHLLAIAREAEVELTLDDFTRIGDKVPHLADMKPFGKYVWVDFDRVGGIPVVMRALLDAGLLHGDCLTVTGKTLAENLDEIAPPAVDGAIVRTLDKPIHKTGGLTILKGTLAPDGAVVKSAGFDESLFEGTARVFDGERAAMDALEQGTIRPRDVVVIRYEGPKGGPGMREMLAITGAIKGAGLGKDVLLVTDGRFSGGTTGLCVGHIAPEAVDAGPIAFVRDGDPIILDVANRTLELDVEPEELERRKEGWAPLPPKYTKGVLGKYAQLVQSAAVGAITG, from the coding sequence ATGGCTCGATCGACCGACCAAGGCCCGACCGCTCCGGGCTCGCAACCCGACATCAAGCCCCGCTCGCGCGACGTCACGGACGGCCTCGAGAAGGCAGCGGCCCGCGGCATGCTGCGCGCGGTCGGCATGGGGGACGACGACTTCGCCAAGCCCCAGATCGGCGTCGCCTCGAGCTGGAACGAGATCACCCCCTGCAACCTGTCGCTCGACCGGCTCGCCAAGGCGGCCAAGAACGGCGTGCACGCCGCCGGTGGCTACCCGCTGGAGTTCGGCACCATCTCGGTGTCCGACGGCATCTCGATGGGCCACGAGGGCATGCACTTCTCGCTGGTGTCGCGTGAGGTGATCGCCGACTCGGTCGAGACCGTGATGATGGCCGAGCGGCTCGACGGCTCGGTGCTGCTCGCCGGCTGTGACAAGTCGCTCCCCGGCATGCTGATGGCTGCCGCCCGTCTCGACCTGGCCTCGGTGTTCCTCTACGCCGGCACGATCCTGCCGGGCAAGGTCGACGGCGAGGACGTGACGATCATCGACGCGTTCGAGGCCGTGGGCGCGTGCCTGGCCGGCAAGATCTCCCGTGAGAAGGTCGACGAGATCGAGCGCGCGATCTGTCCCGGTGAGGGTGCGTGCGGCGGCGCCTACACCGCCAACACGATGGCGGCCGTCGCGGAGGCGCTCGGCATGGCGCTGCCCGGCTCGGCCGCGCCGCCGGCCGTGGACCGGCGCCGCGACGGGTTCGCCCACAAGTCCGGCGAAGCCGTCGTCGAGATGCTGCGCAAGGGCATCACGGCGCGCCAGATCATGACCCGCGAGGCGTTCGAGAACGCGATCGCGGTCGTCATGGCGCTCGGCGGCTCGACGAACGCCGTGCTCCACCTGCTCGCCATCGCCCGTGAGGCCGAGGTCGAGCTGACTCTCGACGACTTCACCCGGATCGGTGACAAGGTCCCGCACCTGGCCGACATGAAGCCGTTCGGCAAGTACGTCTGGGTCGACTTCGACCGGGTCGGTGGCATCCCCGTCGTGATGCGGGCGCTCCTCGACGCCGGGCTTCTCCACGGCGACTGCCTGACCGTGACCGGCAAGACGCTGGCGGAGAACCTCGATGAGATCGCCCCGCCGGCCGTCGACGGCGCCATCGTCCGCACGCTCGACAAGCCGATCCACAAGACCGGCGGCCTGACCATCCTCAAGGGCACGCTGGCCCCGGACGGCGCGGTCGTGAAGAGCGCCGGCTTCGACGAGTCGCTCTTCGAGGGCACCGCCCGCGTCTTCGACGGCGAGCGGGCGGCGATGGACGCGCTCGAGCAGGGCACCATCAGGCCCCGAGACGTGGTCGTGATCCGCTACGAGGGCCCCAAGGGCGGTCCCGGCATGCGCGAGATGCTCGCCATCACCGGTGCCATCAAGGGTGCCGGCCTCGGCAAGGACGTCCTGCTGGTGACCGACGGCCGGTTCTCGGGCGGCACCACCGGGCTCTGTGTCGGCCACATCGCCCCCGAAGCGGTGGACGCCGGACCGATTGCGTTCGTGCGCGACGGTGACCCGATCATCCTCGACGTGGCCAACCGGACCCTCGAGCTCGATGTCGAGCCCGAGGAGCTCGAGCGGCGCAAGGAGGGGTGGGCCCCACTGCCGCCGAAGTACACCAAGGGCGTGCTCGGGAAGTACGCCCAGCTGGTGCAGTCGGCCGCAGTCGGGGCGATTACCGGCTGA
- a CDS encoding CHAD domain-containing protein, which translates to MAGPEATAGEMLAEVVGDLVARIGAKTPAALADEPDAVHQLRTTVRRLRNVLAAFSPYVEPTAIGGLRARLAEYGDRLGLPRDLEVRAAWCARIAAEIGLPGDLRDDLVAPLLAEHARAHAALVAWAASPDAEPLSTALGAAAAAPALTDGSARPAPVVAREVLLAQAARVIDQTTDYRRDPEAAHALRRAGRRLRHVGDAVTKPPAAVLGPEAAALGELGSRVQSLLGDHRDALLLADHLRGSRPDQAGVRAAYASMVEAAERAAGTALASVPAVLEQLEALVGRAPTTVPP; encoded by the coding sequence ATGGCCGGGCCCGAGGCGACCGCGGGCGAGATGCTCGCGGAGGTCGTCGGCGACCTCGTCGCGAGGATCGGCGCCAAGACTCCAGCCGCCCTCGCCGACGAGCCCGATGCCGTGCATCAGCTGCGCACCACCGTCCGCCGGTTACGCAACGTCCTGGCCGCGTTCTCGCCGTACGTCGAACCGACCGCGATCGGCGGGCTCCGCGCCCGGCTCGCGGAGTACGGCGACCGCCTCGGTCTGCCCCGCGACCTCGAGGTGCGGGCCGCCTGGTGCGCGCGGATCGCGGCCGAGATCGGACTCCCCGGCGACCTGCGTGACGACCTGGTCGCACCGCTGCTGGCGGAGCACGCACGGGCGCATGCAGCCCTGGTCGCCTGGGCTGCGTCGCCGGACGCGGAGCCGCTCAGCACCGCACTGGGGGCCGCCGCCGCGGCGCCGGCGCTGACCGATGGGAGCGCTCGGCCGGCGCCGGTCGTGGCGCGGGAGGTGCTGCTGGCACAGGCCGCGCGGGTGATCGACCAGACGACGGACTACCGCCGCGATCCCGAGGCCGCGCATGCACTGCGGAGGGCCGGCCGCCGACTCCGGCACGTCGGCGACGCCGTCACCAAGCCGCCGGCCGCGGTGCTCGGTCCGGAGGCCGCCGCGCTGGGCGAGCTCGGGTCGCGGGTGCAGTCCCTGCTCGGTGACCATCGCGACGCGCTGCTCCTCGCGGACCACCTGCGCGGGTCACGGCCGGACCAGGCCGGCGTGCGGGCGGCGTACGCCTCCATGGTCGAGGCGGCCGAGCGGGCCGCCGGCACCGCCCTCGCGTCCGTTCCGGCGGTCCTCGAACAGCTGGAGGCCCTCGTGGGTCGCGCGCCCACGACGGTGCCGCCCTGA
- a CDS encoding antibiotic biosynthesis monooxygenase yields the protein MTTLLISLDLDPSRADEVVALLRSEMAPWMRHQPGFVSSHWFLADDRRHCTITVEFASESEATDVARATLALPSNPARSWNVARVDSVSDLNFAPRPGLRLGDSP from the coding sequence ATGACAACACTTCTGATCAGCCTCGATCTTGATCCGTCACGCGCCGACGAGGTGGTCGCGCTGCTGCGGAGCGAGATGGCCCCGTGGATGCGACATCAGCCCGGGTTCGTGTCCAGCCACTGGTTCCTGGCCGACGACCGCCGGCACTGCACGATCACAGTCGAGTTCGCCTCGGAGTCCGAGGCGACCGACGTCGCCCGGGCCACGCTCGCGCTCCCCTCCAACCCGGCCCGCTCCTGGAACGTCGCCCGGGTCGACAGCGTGTCCGACCTGAACTTCGCGCCGCGGCCGGGACTCCGGCTGGGAGACAGTCCCTGA
- a CDS encoding ATP-binding protein, which yields MRCPVLVSRADEMARLRGALALPASGHGGVFVLRGEPGVGKSRLAATVLAEAEQAGMAVLAGRGVRSAAPMPMRPLGEALLAWLRTGTVPEDRRLAPYLPALGRLAPQLGTAPHDGGSSVMLVGEAMLRLASALDGPGVLLLIEDLHWADPETLGVLEYVADNVRDVPLLVVATTRPYDAPAVTELVGALEARSAAESVELVPLGRDDVAEMLAACLDGSAPDGLADWVLRFSAGFPLLVEEVLADLQSSGALVREDGGAWRVATELSATVPSSFARSVEARLDAVSPTAREVMEAAALLGIGFDWQVVGAALGLDDRTTATAIRDLRRERLVVADEDGFAIRHALTREAVLATVLPPDRRRLAAVLAEAVAEHGTDRDAGSAQALAELFEAAGDGARAAEHWLAAARGAIARGALTSAEEALVRAAAQEGGGLDLDIRETEVEVHALSGDIPRAVAAAECLVDELVALGDEADRLARLRLRLARALLVGGRWDEAEATLEQAGSCDVALAHVLGARLALGRYQDEVAAERARAALESVGDDRPEVACEAWEVLGRAARGRDVVEAEEAFEEGFRLADRAGLVLWRCRLLAALGALELVSRRPTDDRLIAARRAALAAGAIATAARVELDLNIVRIRYFELDAAMAAIDNAIAMMERLRLPDLPSAYLIRAFTHGLAGRDDAMAADVDVAEKIIVDEGMWLVGLPGHVLAPVAMARGNYDEARAQWAKAMEGARRFPGVPFSTRGLWALLETVLDDGAGGADAREEVRNGPQANSPHNRFALRYADAVALGRAGDREQAERVFADSEWAFPGREPWMELHAQMLVARSAAADGWGTPESWFRHALDGFVEIGQTEAASACRVAMREAGFAVPRRAVGSVRVPAHLQRLGVTAREYDVLELVVDGLPNKAIADRLFLSVRTVETHVARLLQRTGAPDRGALAVHLAG from the coding sequence GTGCGTTGTCCGGTCCTCGTCTCCCGGGCGGACGAGATGGCACGTCTCCGGGGCGCGCTTGCGCTGCCCGCATCCGGTCACGGCGGGGTGTTCGTGCTCCGTGGCGAACCGGGGGTGGGGAAGTCCCGTCTCGCCGCGACCGTGCTCGCGGAGGCGGAGCAGGCGGGCATGGCGGTGCTGGCCGGCCGCGGGGTGCGGTCCGCCGCGCCGATGCCGATGCGGCCGCTCGGCGAGGCGTTGCTGGCGTGGCTGCGCACCGGGACCGTGCCCGAGGACCGCCGGCTCGCGCCGTACCTTCCCGCCCTCGGACGGCTCGCTCCGCAGCTCGGCACGGCGCCGCACGACGGCGGGTCGTCCGTCATGCTGGTCGGCGAGGCGATGCTGCGGCTGGCCTCGGCGCTCGACGGCCCCGGAGTGCTGCTGCTGATCGAGGACCTGCACTGGGCCGACCCCGAGACCCTCGGTGTCCTGGAGTACGTCGCCGACAACGTCCGGGACGTGCCGCTGCTGGTCGTCGCGACCACGCGGCCGTACGACGCCCCGGCCGTCACCGAGCTGGTCGGCGCGCTGGAGGCGCGGAGCGCCGCGGAGTCCGTGGAGCTGGTGCCGCTCGGCCGGGACGACGTCGCCGAGATGCTGGCCGCCTGCCTGGACGGATCCGCACCCGACGGTCTCGCCGACTGGGTGCTGCGCTTCTCCGCCGGTTTCCCGCTGCTGGTCGAGGAGGTGCTGGCCGACCTGCAGTCCTCCGGCGCCCTCGTGCGTGAGGACGGCGGCGCCTGGCGGGTCGCGACGGAGCTGTCGGCCACCGTGCCGTCGTCGTTCGCACGGTCGGTCGAGGCCCGGCTCGACGCCGTCTCACCGACCGCGCGCGAGGTGATGGAGGCGGCGGCGCTGCTGGGCATCGGCTTCGACTGGCAGGTCGTGGGCGCGGCGCTGGGCCTCGATGACCGCACCACCGCCACGGCCATCCGGGACCTGCGCCGCGAGCGCCTGGTCGTAGCGGACGAGGACGGGTTCGCGATCCGCCATGCGCTGACCCGCGAGGCCGTCCTCGCGACAGTGCTCCCGCCCGACCGCCGGCGGCTCGCCGCCGTGCTCGCCGAGGCGGTCGCCGAGCACGGCACCGACCGGGACGCAGGGTCCGCGCAGGCCCTGGCCGAGCTGTTCGAGGCTGCCGGCGACGGGGCCCGCGCGGCGGAGCACTGGCTCGCCGCGGCTCGCGGTGCGATCGCCCGCGGAGCGCTGACCAGTGCCGAGGAGGCCCTGGTCCGTGCGGCGGCCCAGGAGGGCGGCGGCCTCGACCTCGACATCCGCGAGACCGAGGTCGAGGTGCACGCCCTCTCCGGCGACATCCCGCGTGCGGTGGCCGCGGCGGAGTGCCTGGTCGACGAGCTGGTCGCCCTCGGCGACGAGGCCGACCGACTGGCCCGGCTCCGGCTCCGGCTGGCGCGCGCGCTGCTCGTCGGCGGCCGCTGGGACGAGGCGGAGGCCACGCTCGAGCAGGCGGGCTCGTGCGACGTCGCGCTCGCGCACGTGCTCGGGGCTCGGCTGGCTCTGGGCCGCTACCAGGACGAGGTCGCAGCTGAGCGTGCCCGGGCCGCGCTCGAGAGCGTCGGCGACGACCGGCCCGAGGTCGCCTGCGAGGCCTGGGAGGTGCTGGGCCGCGCCGCGCGGGGCCGGGACGTGGTCGAGGCGGAGGAGGCGTTCGAGGAAGGGTTCCGACTTGCCGACCGCGCCGGGCTGGTGCTCTGGCGGTGCCGGCTGCTGGCCGCGCTCGGCGCCCTCGAGCTGGTGTCCCGGAGGCCGACCGACGACCGTCTGATCGCCGCCCGGCGCGCTGCGCTCGCTGCGGGTGCGATCGCGACCGCGGCGCGGGTCGAGCTCGACCTCAACATCGTCCGGATCCGCTACTTCGAGCTCGACGCCGCGATGGCGGCCATCGACAACGCGATCGCGATGATGGAGCGGCTGCGGCTCCCGGACCTGCCCAGCGCCTACCTGATCCGCGCCTTCACCCACGGGCTCGCGGGACGTGACGACGCGATGGCTGCTGACGTCGACGTCGCGGAGAAGATCATCGTCGACGAGGGGATGTGGCTCGTCGGTCTGCCCGGGCACGTGCTCGCGCCCGTCGCCATGGCTCGCGGCAACTACGACGAGGCGCGCGCGCAATGGGCCAAGGCGATGGAGGGCGCGCGCCGGTTCCCCGGTGTGCCGTTCTCGACCCGGGGGTTGTGGGCGTTGCTCGAGACCGTCCTCGACGACGGCGCCGGCGGCGCGGACGCGCGCGAAGAGGTCCGCAACGGACCACAGGCCAACTCGCCGCACAACCGGTTCGCGCTGCGCTACGCCGACGCGGTGGCCCTCGGACGGGCCGGTGACCGCGAGCAGGCGGAGCGGGTGTTCGCCGACTCCGAATGGGCTTTCCCGGGCCGGGAGCCGTGGATGGAGCTGCACGCACAGATGCTCGTCGCGCGCTCGGCTGCGGCCGACGGCTGGGGAACTCCCGAGTCGTGGTTCCGGCACGCTCTCGACGGCTTCGTCGAGATCGGTCAGACCGAGGCGGCGTCGGCGTGCCGGGTCGCGATGCGGGAGGCCGGCTTCGCCGTACCCCGGCGTGCGGTCGGCAGCGTCCGGGTGCCTGCCCACCTCCAGCGGCTCGGCGTCACCGCCCGCGAGTACGACGTGCTCGAGCTCGTCGTCGACGGCCTGCCCAACAAGGCGATCGCCGACCGGCTGTTCCTCTCGGTGCGCACCGTCGAGACGCACGTCGCGCGCCTGCTGCAGCGCACCGGCGCCCCCGACCGGGGCGCGCTCGCCGTACACCTGGCGGGCTGA
- a CDS encoding GNAT family N-acetyltransferase — translation MTRVPELNDFGQYVGDLVPGWEARPAPEPVTLTGHYVRVVPLSSAHYADLFAAVCGPDDDALWTYRPIAKPASLADLWMHLAELLDSPVDLTFALVPAEGEGADKATGIASYMRIDPRTGQVEVAGVLFGSTLQRTRAATEAIHLLMRHAFDDLGYRRFEWKCDSLNEPSRRAARRLGFVYEGRFRNHMVTQGRNRDTDWFSVTAEEWPRVAAAHQAWLDPGNFDEAGRQRTALSTL, via the coding sequence GTGACGCGCGTGCCCGAGCTCAACGACTTCGGTCAGTACGTCGGCGACCTGGTGCCCGGGTGGGAGGCCCGCCCCGCGCCCGAGCCGGTCACCCTCACCGGTCACTACGTGCGCGTCGTACCGCTGAGCTCGGCGCACTACGCCGACCTGTTCGCCGCGGTGTGCGGGCCTGACGACGACGCCCTCTGGACCTACCGGCCGATCGCGAAGCCCGCGTCGCTCGCCGACCTGTGGATGCACCTGGCCGAGCTCCTGGACTCGCCGGTCGACCTCACCTTCGCGCTGGTGCCGGCCGAGGGCGAGGGCGCTGACAAGGCGACCGGCATCGCGTCGTACATGCGGATCGACCCGCGGACCGGGCAGGTCGAGGTGGCCGGCGTCCTCTTCGGCAGCACGCTGCAACGGACCCGCGCCGCGACCGAGGCGATCCACCTGCTGATGCGGCACGCGTTCGACGACCTCGGCTACCGCCGGTTCGAGTGGAAGTGCGACAGCCTCAACGAGCCGTCCCGACGTGCGGCTCGACGGCTGGGTTTCGTCTACGAGGGGCGGTTCCGCAACCACATGGTCACCCAGGGCCGCAACCGCGACACCGACTGGTTCTCGGTGACCGCCGAGGAGTGGCCACGGGTGGCGGCGGCGCACCAGGCGTGGCTCGACCCGGGCAACTTCGACGAGGCCGGCCGCCAACGGACGGCGTTGTCGACGCTCTGA
- a CDS encoding SRPBCC family protein, with protein MPGFSSTRTIVIDAPPAAIRPLITDFRAWVQWSPWEGLDPDLQRTYTGEGVGAHYAWSGNKKAGQGSMTMAAITPERIDVDLVFEKPFKATNKIVFELHPRGEQTEVAWSMTGERNLVFAVMGKLFFDNAIRKDFDRGLASLKAAAEAA; from the coding sequence ATGCCAGGCTTCTCGAGCACCCGCACCATCGTGATCGATGCTCCGCCGGCAGCGATCAGGCCGCTCATCACCGACTTCAGGGCGTGGGTGCAGTGGTCGCCGTGGGAGGGTCTCGACCCCGACCTGCAGCGCACCTACACCGGCGAGGGTGTCGGCGCCCATTACGCCTGGTCCGGCAACAAGAAGGCCGGCCAGGGCTCGATGACGATGGCCGCGATCACCCCTGAGCGGATCGACGTCGATCTCGTCTTCGAGAAGCCCTTCAAGGCCACCAACAAGATCGTGTTCGAGCTCCACCCCCGCGGCGAGCAGACCGAGGTCGCCTGGTCGATGACCGGCGAGCGCAACCTGGTCTTCGCCGTGATGGGGAAGTTGTTCTTCGACAACGCGATCCGCAAGGACTTCGACAGGGGTCTGGCCTCGCTCAAGGCCGCCGCCGAAGCGGCCTGA